The following are encoded together in the Tribolium castaneum strain GA2 chromosome 3, icTriCast1.1, whole genome shotgun sequence genome:
- the LOC135265765 gene encoding uncharacterized protein LOC135265765: MENNRNTGNAGAPPQEMPTWFVRWLNSQQPRNVPNFAAPSTSTAVQRPQAILQVRPSTSAAADVDGWQVTPLPSDGTTSPEPDPEIPVAPEPAPLASPLVQEPGSSTTSATSGAVMASPPMPITTDNVAAISGVLRSLLDRPLPAPERPSFEGLKRQNPVKFLRAIEEYGRFFGLDSQRLLGVAMDCLKGNAKHWTGIFQKKWRGYEDFRRDFLRTYWSAKRQRDIRFQIATGRYDETRGTMLSHFAYYVDMANMLTTPLSEEVLLDELLRHFPERIQSLWVLEKICTTTDAAEFLAAQEIPGQNPGEKTNIAPRERPRATDHQRRNEPKRPRPNIDRHEVTRPAAPANRGNGFPKRSSDEQQWRNNQPSTSNNRWHNNNGNNSNNHWRKNNPNDNRNNTSSRAQGETSRNSKNSGNGGGVQDGA; encoded by the coding sequence ATGGAAAACAACAGGAACACCGGAAACGCCGGAGCCCCACCGCAAGAAATGCCGACGTGGTTCGTTCGTTGGTTAAACTCCCAACAACCAAGGAATGTGCCAAACTTCGCGGCGCCATCGACGTCGACAGCGGTTCAAAGACCGCAAGCCATCCTTCAGGTACGTCCAAGTACCAGCGCCGCCGCTGATGTCGATGGTTGGCAAGTCACTCCACTACCTAGCGACGGGACGACTTCGCCAGAACCCGACCCGGAAATTCCGGTAGCTCCGGAACCAGCCCCTCTTGCGAGCCCTCTTGTGCAAGAGCCGGGAAGTTCGACCACATCAGCGACTTCGGGAGCAGTGATGGCCTCACCACCTATGCCAATCACAACAGACAATGTGGCCGCAATTTCCGGAGTACTCCGGAGCTTGCTGGATCGCCCACTTCCAGCTCCTGAACGACCATCTTTCGAAGGCCTGAAAAGGCAAAATCCGGTGAAATTCTTACGAGCCATTGAAGAATATGGACGTTTTTTCGGGCTCGACTCGCAGCGTCTTTTGGGAGTCGCCATGGATTGCTTGAAAGGCAATGCCAAACATTGGACGGGAATATTCCAGAAGAAGTGGCGTGGTTACGAGGACTTTCGACGGGACTTTCTCCGGACCTACTGGTCGGCCAAGCGTCAACGGGACATCAGATTTCAAATCGCTACAGGCCGCTATGACGAAACCAGGGGCACGATGCTGTCGCATTTTGCTTATTACGTCGACATGGCGAACATGTTAACAACACCTTTATCGGAGGAAGTGTTGCTGGATGAATTACTGCGTCACTTCCCCGAAAGAATACAGTCGTTGTGGGTATTAGAGAAAATCTGTACCACCACGGATGCCGCCGAATTCCTGGCAGCTCAAGAAATTCCGGgacaaaatccgggagagaaaACCAACATCGCTCCCAGGGAACGACCCCGCGCAACAGACCACCAGCGGCGTAACGAGCCAAAGCGCCCGCGGCCAAACATTGACCGCCACGAAGTAACTCGTCCTGCGGCTCCTGCAAATCGTGGAAATGGTTTCCCAAAACGCTCAAGTGACGAACAACAATGGCGCAACAACCAACCCAGCACCAGCAACAACCGTTGGCACAATAACAACGGAAACAACAGCAACAATCACTGGCGCAAAAACAACCCCAACGACAACCGCAACAACACAAGTTCGAGAGCGCAGGGTGAAACATCACGAAACTCCAAGAATTCGGGAAACGGGGGCGGAGTACAGGACGGGGCCTAA